A stretch of Nitrospira sp. DNA encodes these proteins:
- a CDS encoding glycosyltransferase family 2 protein, with amino-acid sequence MDLSIAVISYNTRDLLLACLQSVQDRTTGVDYEVIVVDNASHDGSVDAVQTRFPHLTVIANAENCGFAKACNQAASVSSGRYLLLLNSDTVMQRHTLRTMVTGLEQHLDIGAVSCLQRDEQGQVLQSCFPFPSIRDHVRYSETLPLVVRRLVGTVPPMDFTQSQDVDWANGACLMIRKALFDRLGGLDERFFMYFEDVDLCRRVQQLGYRIRYVAEGEVVHLLGRSSRTNRPGLNKQWELSRIRYVEKHFAQPRRFLMKGWIAVGVMRKLMVTACSHASDRRQEIQAMWTTLRRVWLGHDEADSAVMSPAGLRG; translated from the coding sequence GTGGATCTGTCGATCGCCGTCATCAGTTACAATACTCGCGACCTGCTCCTCGCCTGTCTGCAATCGGTTCAGGACAGAACGACGGGGGTGGATTATGAAGTGATCGTGGTGGATAACGCCTCCCACGACGGAAGTGTGGATGCGGTACAGACTCGGTTCCCGCACCTCACGGTGATTGCCAATGCCGAGAATTGCGGCTTTGCCAAAGCGTGCAACCAGGCGGCATCCGTCAGCTCGGGGCGGTATCTCTTGTTGCTGAACAGCGACACGGTGATGCAGCGGCACACGCTCCGCACGATGGTGACCGGTCTGGAACAGCATCTGGACATCGGAGCTGTGAGTTGCCTCCAGCGTGACGAGCAGGGACAGGTGCTGCAGTCGTGTTTCCCCTTTCCTTCTATTCGTGACCATGTACGGTATTCGGAGACGCTGCCTCTGGTCGTCAGGCGATTAGTCGGGACTGTGCCCCCGATGGACTTCACGCAATCGCAGGATGTCGATTGGGCCAACGGCGCCTGCCTCATGATTCGCAAAGCGTTGTTCGACCGGCTGGGCGGATTGGATGAACGGTTCTTCATGTATTTCGAAGATGTCGATCTGTGTCGTCGGGTTCAGCAGTTGGGCTATCGCATTCGATATGTGGCGGAGGGGGAGGTGGTGCATCTGCTCGGACGGAGCAGCCGCACGAACCGGCCAGGCCTCAATAAGCAATGGGAACTCAGCCGCATCCGCTATGTGGAAAAGCATTTTGCGCAACCCCGACGATTTCTGATGAAGGGCTGGATTGCCGTTGGAGTGATGCGCAAGTTGATGGTGACCGCCTGCTCGCATGCCTCCGATCGACGGCAGGAGATTCAAGCCATGTGGACAACGTTGCGACGGGTCTGGCTGGGGCATGACGAGGCTGATTCGGCAGTCATGTCTCCGGCAGGACTACGAGGATAA
- a CDS encoding methyltransferase domain-containing protein, with protein MPQAMSQREQYDLEWNGWKAAAGAFEGVRRYGQISRRVAALAPERMLDVGCGDGRLARAIKQVLPGVVVHGCDLSAAALDRAEGLDRKYAVDLNVERLPEPDGSLDLVVASEVIEHLVEPGRAVAEFHRVLSPRGYVVITVPNVAFWRFRLEALRGGVPSVTADERHLHSFNAALLAALVVRGGFELVTVTGLRQRYESLAAIGFTWLCDTLLLIGRRS; from the coding sequence ATGCCACAAGCTATGAGCCAACGTGAGCAGTATGATCTCGAGTGGAACGGCTGGAAGGCCGCGGCCGGTGCGTTTGAAGGAGTCCGGCGGTACGGCCAGATCAGTCGGAGGGTGGCCGCACTGGCGCCTGAGCGCATGCTCGATGTGGGGTGTGGCGATGGCCGGCTTGCCAGAGCAATCAAGCAGGTGTTGCCTGGTGTCGTAGTACATGGTTGCGATCTATCGGCCGCGGCACTCGATCGCGCCGAAGGGCTGGATCGAAAGTATGCGGTCGATCTTAATGTTGAGCGCCTTCCTGAACCAGACGGCAGTCTCGATCTGGTGGTCGCCAGCGAGGTGATTGAGCATCTCGTGGAGCCGGGTCGGGCGGTGGCTGAATTTCACCGGGTCCTTAGTCCTCGCGGGTATGTTGTGATCACGGTGCCGAACGTCGCCTTTTGGCGATTTCGGTTGGAGGCTTTGCGGGGAGGCGTCCCATCGGTGACGGCGGATGAGCGCCATCTGCATTCGTTCAACGCGGCCTTGCTGGCGGCGCTCGTGGTTCGTGGTGGATTTGAGCTCGTGACCGTCACCGGACTCCGGCAGCGCTATGAGTCGTTGGCTGCCATAGGGTTCACCTGGTTGTGCGACACGTTGCTTCTGATCGGTCGGAGATCCTGA
- a CDS encoding methyltransferase domain-containing protein — MSYELTRSGFDGVMREFRPSRYEVFGSEDPRFTTPMHHALKCRDRLYVALRSGLRWLPQGPQAIVDFGPFPGSLLRLLRLTEPTRSARLVGAGLMASPEFVQLMKQDVNVDILTVNLDPAGKQFELKGYPTAVPMGGAARLIFALEIIEHLTSPFHLLAEAHRILQPGGCIVITTPNVTRIGNVMKLLAGRTLNDRLAPPGYDDPNDEWRPHAREYAMHELADMLRTSGFEIVESQHFLGEDTQDCRLTAQQQAIDWAKWPFYAVPHLRGSLLIVGRKR, encoded by the coding sequence ATGAGTTATGAATTGACCAGATCAGGCTTTGATGGCGTGATGCGGGAGTTTCGTCCCTCACGCTATGAGGTGTTCGGAAGCGAGGATCCTCGTTTTACCACCCCGATGCATCATGCGCTGAAGTGTCGGGATCGGTTGTACGTCGCGTTGCGGAGCGGACTGCGCTGGTTGCCGCAGGGACCGCAGGCCATCGTGGATTTTGGTCCGTTTCCCGGCAGCCTGTTGAGGCTCTTGCGCCTGACCGAACCGACGAGATCGGCCCGGCTCGTGGGGGCCGGTCTGATGGCCAGTCCTGAATTTGTGCAGTTGATGAAGCAGGACGTAAATGTTGACATCCTGACGGTCAATCTGGATCCGGCGGGGAAGCAGTTTGAGCTGAAGGGCTATCCGACCGCCGTGCCGATGGGGGGGGCTGCCAGGTTGATATTCGCACTGGAGATCATTGAGCATTTGACCTCGCCTTTTCATCTGCTGGCGGAGGCCCATCGTATTCTCCAGCCGGGCGGGTGCATCGTGATCACGACGCCGAACGTCACCCGTATCGGAAATGTGATGAAGCTCCTGGCCGGCCGGACACTCAATGATCGCTTGGCCCCTCCCGGATATGACGATCCAAACGATGAATGGCGTCCTCATGCCCGCGAATATGCGATGCATGAGCTGGCTGACATGCTCAGGACTTCAGGGTTTGAGATTGTCGAGTCGCAGCATTTTCTGGGGGAGGATACGCAGGATTGCAGACTGACGGCACAGCAACAGGCGATCGATTGGGCCAAGTGGCCGTTCTATGCCGTCCCGCATTTGCGGGGAAGTCTCCTGATCGTGGGGCGGAAGCGATGA
- a CDS encoding methyltransferase domain-containing protein, whose product MSNPNNDGGGTAHTMISVFDKVYRTVASPLSERWLGGFHAGLVIKGLYLQWKVAAFLRQGGRRVMDAGCGPEAQLTAMLAGRYPTCSFVGWDLHVDREVRDALPRTNVSVIESDLARLASIGEYDLVYSIDVLEHIDDFEGTLDRLVSALRSGGLLFIHVPSLEQRFWFGSGEEEAPDRFRAHRSGDDHVHEGFSLSQLTEALERRSVTVLDARPTFGRWVGLLKETFSYGEGRRVSGIGLLLLPAVLLTVALEMLFVPKRGNGSMIVGMKRERASA is encoded by the coding sequence ATGTCGAACCCAAACAATGACGGCGGAGGCACAGCACACACGATGATCTCCGTCTTCGATAAGGTCTATAGAACAGTGGCCAGTCCTCTATCTGAACGGTGGCTGGGCGGATTTCATGCCGGTCTGGTCATTAAGGGTCTCTATCTGCAATGGAAGGTGGCTGCCTTCCTGCGGCAGGGGGGGCGGAGAGTTATGGATGCCGGTTGTGGTCCTGAGGCGCAGTTGACAGCGATGCTGGCGGGGCGCTATCCGACCTGCTCCTTCGTCGGATGGGATTTGCATGTGGACCGTGAGGTAAGAGATGCGCTGCCGCGCACGAATGTGTCGGTGATCGAGTCGGACCTCGCGCGGCTGGCAAGTATCGGTGAGTACGATCTGGTCTATTCCATCGACGTGCTTGAACATATCGATGATTTCGAAGGGACGCTCGATCGATTGGTCTCAGCGTTGCGCTCCGGGGGGCTGCTCTTCATTCATGTGCCGAGTTTGGAACAGCGATTCTGGTTCGGATCCGGAGAGGAAGAGGCGCCGGATCGTTTCCGAGCTCATCGGTCAGGAGACGACCATGTGCATGAGGGTTTCAGTCTGTCACAGTTGACCGAGGCTCTGGAGCGGCGGTCTGTGACGGTACTCGACGCGCGCCCCACGTTCGGTCGATGGGTGGGACTCCTCAAGGAAACATTTTCGTATGGCGAGGGACGCAGGGTCAGCGGGATCGGATTGTTGCTGTTGCCGGCGGTACTTCTGACGGTGGCGCTGGAGATGCTGTTCGTGCCGAAGCGGGGAAACGGGTCAATGATTGTCGGGATGAAGAGAGAGAGGGCGTCGGCATGA
- a CDS encoding glycosyltransferase has protein sequence MIVVAELAGSASYGGGERYLELLCEHLDPSRFRPILICPEEGSFVGRMQARGADVRVVHLEPLFNPFALMRLVQVLSQEHVTILQTHGARANFYGRVAGWLAGVPVVISTAHNSIADYEVSRLKRWMYSTALRATLPWSKRIICVSDAIRRDVIQDDPAAANLAETVHNGIDRRLFQNAVDRTRVRREFGLTDGPLLVMVARLSQPKGHGDLIEALALLRERWPQLHCVCVGDGELKQPLEALAGARGLSSMCRFVGSRDDVMEFYAAADVVVLPSHSEGFPFVILEALAMGKPVIATRVNGVPEVIDHMKTGLLVNARDVGGLACAIESLLEHPERAMQLGVAGRAVVQARFTVDRMVEKTVAVFDEALRAEGIDAPSWSRKVA, from the coding sequence ATGATCGTAGTCGCAGAGCTGGCCGGGTCGGCCTCCTATGGCGGCGGTGAGCGCTATCTGGAATTGCTCTGCGAGCACCTCGATCCCTCACGCTTCCGGCCGATTCTGATTTGTCCGGAGGAGGGTTCGTTCGTCGGGCGCATGCAGGCCCGGGGTGCGGATGTGCGCGTGGTGCATTTGGAGCCTCTCTTCAACCCCTTTGCTCTGATGCGATTAGTGCAAGTGCTTTCTCAAGAGCATGTGACCATTCTTCAAACGCACGGCGCCCGGGCGAATTTTTATGGCCGGGTGGCCGGATGGCTGGCGGGAGTTCCCGTGGTGATTTCCACGGCGCACAATTCGATCGCTGACTACGAGGTGAGCCGATTGAAACGCTGGATGTATTCCACGGCGCTTCGGGCGACCCTGCCATGGTCGAAGCGGATTATCTGTGTGTCAGACGCCATCCGGCGCGATGTGATTCAAGACGATCCGGCGGCTGCTAACCTGGCGGAGACCGTGCACAACGGGATCGACCGCCGCTTGTTTCAGAATGCGGTTGATCGAACCAGGGTGCGTCGTGAGTTTGGCCTCACCGATGGTCCGCTGCTGGTCATGGTGGCTCGGCTGAGCCAACCCAAAGGGCACGGCGACTTGATTGAAGCCTTGGCTCTGCTGCGGGAGCGATGGCCGCAGTTGCACTGTGTGTGCGTGGGTGACGGGGAATTGAAGCAGCCGCTGGAGGCGCTTGCCGGTGCTCGGGGGCTCTCGTCGATGTGCCGGTTTGTCGGATCTCGCGACGATGTGATGGAGTTTTATGCAGCGGCAGATGTGGTGGTGCTGCCCTCGCATTCCGAGGGGTTCCCGTTTGTCATTCTCGAAGCGTTGGCCATGGGGAAGCCGGTGATTGCGACGAGGGTAAATGGGGTGCCTGAAGTGATCGATCACATGAAGACGGGCCTCTTGGTAAACGCTCGTGACGTGGGTGGATTGGCATGTGCGATTGAATCTCTCTTGGAGCATCCTGAACGGGCGATGCAATTGGGAGTAGCCGGGCGTGCGGTGGTGCAGGCGCGGTTTACGGTCGACCGGATGGTCGAAAAGACGGTGGCGGTGTTTGATGAAGCCTTACGGGCAGAAGGAATCGACGCGCCCTCATGGAGCAGGAAGGTCGCATGA
- a CDS encoding class I SAM-dependent methyltransferase, with protein MSLAVPLEMETVVCPCGGGGSPSEVFQTSTRRYVACPACGLVFLSPRPSSSIVEEYYRESYDGSYGAAESSADRQPVFASVLAHLLEWRRPPGRLLDIGCGDGAFLMLCREAGWDCTGVEVSQGAAERARGKGLRVLSPAELGQSTGGPFDVVTLVNVLETVTDPAAIVRAMTHQVNAQGIIAVRVSNGLFHQRMRTPVRWCGAQYDQAFHLFSYSPSALKTLMETSGFEVLSLRNSVPSLGPVTSANSWGRRLKWRLVGGGLSMVADLAYRLSAGRLVWAPSFELIARRKDGVS; from the coding sequence ATGAGCCTCGCGGTGCCGCTGGAGATGGAAACTGTGGTGTGCCCCTGCGGGGGCGGCGGGAGTCCGTCTGAGGTGTTTCAGACCTCGACAAGACGGTATGTCGCCTGTCCGGCGTGCGGCCTGGTGTTTCTGAGTCCTCGGCCTTCTTCCTCTATCGTGGAGGAATATTATCGGGAGAGTTATGACGGGTCCTACGGCGCCGCGGAAAGTTCCGCCGATCGGCAGCCGGTGTTTGCCAGCGTCTTGGCGCATCTGCTGGAGTGGCGAAGACCTCCGGGACGGTTGCTCGATATCGGCTGCGGCGATGGCGCGTTCCTGATGCTCTGTCGCGAGGCGGGATGGGACTGCACCGGTGTCGAAGTGTCCCAAGGAGCCGCCGAGCGAGCCAGGGGGAAAGGGTTACGAGTCCTGTCGCCGGCAGAGCTCGGGCAATCGACGGGAGGCCCGTTCGATGTGGTGACGCTGGTGAATGTCCTGGAAACGGTGACGGATCCTGCGGCCATCGTGAGAGCTATGACGCATCAGGTCAACGCTCAAGGGATTATTGCAGTGCGAGTGTCGAATGGGCTGTTTCATCAGCGAATGCGAACGCCTGTCCGTTGGTGCGGAGCCCAGTACGACCAGGCCTTTCACCTGTTCAGTTATTCGCCGAGCGCGTTGAAGACGCTCATGGAGACCAGCGGCTTTGAGGTGCTTTCTCTGCGCAATTCCGTACCGAGTCTGGGTCCGGTCACGAGCGCCAATTCCTGGGGGCGCCGGCTGAAGTGGAGGCTCGTTGGAGGGGGATTGTCGATGGTGGCGGATCTGGCCTATCGGCTGAGCGCCGGTCGCCTGGTTTGGGCACCATCGTTTGAATTGATCGCCCGGCGGAAGGATGGAGTCTCGTGA